The Papaver somniferum cultivar HN1 chromosome 6, ASM357369v1, whole genome shotgun sequence genome segment ttacaaaaaaaaagtcaAGATATGAAATGGTTTAAGATCATGCTTTGGTTGATGAGTTCAGAATGACTTTTCTTTTTAATCTATGCGTCCCGTGCAATTTGAATAATAATTTGATACTGATGCCATGATTTTCGTGTTAATTGAATTGGTAGTTCCGTAGTAAGCATGTAAAGTAAATTGTGATGGAGGTGACGAAAACTAGAAATGGTAAATAACGGAGGTAAAATTAATATTCGATTCTCCGAAGATTGGAGTTAAtacaattttagagaaataattaaTTTTTGGTATACCAGTTTTAATAGTAGGAATTACaaataggtactattatggtagtcttagttaatggcaggtccacccactaaagcccagtaagcataggtccataattaaaagaaaacatgaaatttgacctaattttttaagcctaggtcatgtacacgtgcgggacacaTGTGACGTATTATCATAATTCCCAAAACACCCCGCAAGTTTTTTTAAGCTAAGAAACACGttcgtttctttttcattctctcaatttatgttttcagagaagagctatgcaagtgaagattatttgaggtccttgttcgattcatgagttcgAGCTCTGCAAGTGTAATCGGTAGGTGTATTTTTTGTTCTTACGATATTAATCATCACAACGATTTTTTGTTCGAGCTCTGCaagttttattcgaagtttttccagtttttttttttgttcgatccatggtctaatcgttgtggtgtttgattaagattttgatctccatgtttgatttcttgattatttactagatctagatgaataatcacgtttttggttcatttcgttattagatttgatctaactagttccattttgttgtttttagatttgtttttttgtatgaaaCAACAATACGTATATCTTGTATTGACAGAAACCTAGCttattttgaatgaagaagaagaagaagatgcatcgttatgaCTTACGACAAGAAGATTTGTTGTGTTTCCATGTATGTTTTcttatcatcttctttgattatttttttcgtttttcttctattgattatattatgaagatgaaatcgattttcctgacgtttttatgttttcaggttttttacagtttgtttttgtgtatgaattgacagtacatatttggtgtactaatataaatttttttatgatttacgaggagaatatttgttttctgtttccaggtatgctttctaatcatcttgtttgattattttgttcggttttcttcttttgatttgtttttttgattgtattctgataatcaaatcgatttgattgacgcttttatggtttttaggtttgttacagttgtttttcgtgtatgaattgacagtacatatatggcgtactgatacaaaactcttctaattttgttttatttgaagtttttccaatgtttttggttcgatccatgagtatgtatgtataatactgataggaagtgctatttgctgtgtttttgctccttttttagtcttacccttcagtacttatgtgaaatactgtaatatgtctttcgattctcttgtttttcatagatctgtcacctgttgttgtcatactgttgatttgtagttcatgaatcttcagtacatatatcgcatactgataggaagtgatCCTTGTTATGTTTAAGGAGAAGTGAAGAAGATGCAGGCATACAGTGGAGCTTCAATAATGGGTGTTGCTGTACAACAACCCAATCTTTTtactaaaggttcttcaactttttttcccaagttgggtactactactgcggatagattaccttctcaagttaggcagaccctgaagtacgttcaataattgatagtgagaagaatcgtcagtttaacagcttggagctcattgcttcagataattttacatctcgcgcagtgatggaagctgtgggttcttgtctcacaaacaagtattcagaagggcttcatggtaaaaggtaaagatggtgcttaatgttgtattttttccctgtatttgTATTGAAATGCATTTGATTATTTCATTCTGCAATGTAGGTACTATGGTGGCAATGAGTACATTGATGAGCTAGAGACACCTTGTCAACAAAGGTCTTTGGCTGCATTTCACTTAGACCCAAAGAAATGGGGAGTTAATGTCCAACCTCTGTCTGGTTCTCCTGCTAACTTTGAAGTTTACACTGCACTTCTCAACCCACATGACCGTATTATGGTAAGTTGaggcctctttctctttctctccaatTTTTTGAAATCAGTTTTGAACCCCTAAGGGATGTAATCAACTCTCCTTTCAAAATATGGGGTTGTATTAATTTGTTCATGTAACTGGCACAGGGTCTGGATCTTCCTCATGGAGGTGActtgtcacatggatttatgactcctaaaatacgggtatctgggacttcgatttattttgaatcgatgccctaccttcttgatgaatcaacaggtgctgctctgcattcttatattgtgtaatgactatgtggtctattgttgttcatttataattcgttgataatttgcattcattaccaaattcacttgcaggccttattgattatgatatgcttgagaaaactgccaccctctttcgaccaaaactcatcattgttggtgctagtacttatcctcgtgatttcgattatcctcgaatgagaaaggtatacacatatcttttgattgtcaacagtcgtgattcttagtgatcagagaatcagactagttaacccattacgtacacctaattccctttcctgctatgtttcttgaagattgcagattctgttggggcttttctcatgatggatatggctcacataagtggtctcgttgctgcatctgtacttgccgacccatttgaatactgtgatgttgtaacaaccaccactcacaaggtacacctagtaccattcatgaagtctgcaagactgcaactactgacaccaacacaagcggcatttgtttttattggtttaggttcaagggtcatgttgtttactatgtcttctgtttcaatttgcagtcattacgaggtcccagaggtggaatgattttcttcaagaaagatcctgttctttgggttgatatggaatctgcgattaacaatgctgttttcccagggttacaggtaactaaaactatagcggttatttgtgatttatcattggttcaacattataacattttttaggtttgttacagttgtttttcgtgtatgaattgacagtacatatatggtgtactgatacaaaactcttctaattttgttttatttgaagtttttccaatttttttggttcaatccatgagtatgtatgtataatactgataggaagtgttatttgctgtgtttttgctcattttttagtcttacccttcagtacttatgtgaaatactgtaatatgtctttcgattctcttatttttcatagatctgtcacctgttgttgtcatactgttgatttgtagttcatgaatcttcagtacatatatcgcatactgataggaagtgctccttgttatgtttgattcagtacgtatatgaaatactgaaatagatgctctttgttacgtttgattcagtactggaattggatatggagatgatctggagctgcagttcagaacttattgcaagaaat includes the following:
- the LOC113286604 gene encoding serine hydroxymethyltransferase 3, chloroplastic-like → PEVRSIIDSEKNRQFNSLELIASDNFTSRAVMEAVGSCLTNKYSEGLHGKRYYGGNEYIDELETPCQQRSLAAFHLDPKKWGVNVQPLSGSPANFEVYTALLNPHDRIMGLDLPHGGDLSHGFMTPKIRVSGTSIYFESMPYLLDESTGLIDYDMLEKTATLFRPKLIIVGASTYPRDFDYPRMRKIADSVGAFLMMDMAHISGLVAASVLADPFEYCDVVTTTTHKSLRGPRGGMIFFKKDPVLWVDMESAINNAVFPG